Genomic segment of Candidatus Aminicenantes bacterium:
CGGCCAGGGCAAAGCCGATGCCGCAGGCGAATGAGAAATAGGCCGCGGCTTCCTGGGCGAAAGTCAGGACGCGCTCCCGGCGGCCGTTCCGGATCGAATACCAGATCGTCACCACCCAGCCGGAAAAACCGAAGAAGGCCCAATTCACCCAGATCCATTTGTAGAGATGAGTGAAGACAAGGGCATAGTTGCCGACGAGGGCCAGGATGATCCAGACGCCCCAAAAGATAAAGTTCATCCCGGAATCGGCCGTCGACCGCCGGGTCCGTTCCAGCATATCGCGGATAAGCTTGATGTCGTCCCGGGCTTGCTGTTCGTCCATGTTCGCTCCTATTTATTCAAAGTACTTTGTTTTACAAAGTAAATATAGGCGGCATGAGCTCGTCTGTCAATGTATATTTTTTATATTACTGTTAATAAATGATTTAACGATGATAACAATTTACGGAGCGGCTTAATTGAACGGGATTTGGGACCGGATTCTCGTATTCGTTAATCAGCCGATCCGGCGGCGGCGGCCGATCCAAATGAGCCCGGCGACCGAAACGACGACAAAGAAACCAGCCAGCGCGGCTTTCAGGCGGGAAGTCCTCCCGCCGCCGGATGCTTCCGCAGAAGCGGGCGAAGCGAACGGCATCGGATCCCAGGGGATCCCATACCTCTCGCACAAACCTCTGACAAAGAGCAGGTGAACGACGGGGACCCCCTTCGCCGCCCAGGCCTGAATGAGGCCGCGCCTGGCGACGGGCGGGATGCTCACATCCGCGGCCGGGTTGAACCCGGGCCTCAGCTTCAACACCTCGGAATCGGTCCCCATGTCCACCCAACTTCCGCCCACGTTGACGAACGCCTTGATCGGCGCGCCCGCGGCCCAGGATTCGAACAAGCGAATCCTAACCGCCACCTCCGCCGTCAAATCCCCGGCTGCCAGGAATTCCCCTCCCCACTCTTCGATACGGCGCCGCAGGAGCGCCCTCCCCTCCGGCGCCATGTCCAGGCCCATGTCCCCCTCGCCCCCGATCGAGGCGGCTATGATCGGGACATCGAGCACACCCGACTTGTTCAGGCTCTCGACAATGTCGAGGCCCGTCCAGCGGGGATCGTTGGCCCCCCAATTCGACGCCCCCAGTGAAACGATGGGCAAGGCCCGCGCACCCATGGCCTGAGCCGCGCAAAGGGTCGCGACGACCAGCCCGGGGAATGAGCTCGAGGCGCCTACGGCAATGGCATCGCCCCGGCCGACTCCGGCCTCGTGGAGCATTCGGACAACGGCCCCGGCCAAGGCCGGATTGGCTGCCGTCCGCTTGGCCTCGAGATGACCAAGCGAGGTTGTAGTGGGCGACGCCTCCCGCCCGATAAGGCCGGTGAGGTTGAGATCGGTCCGCTCGTCGATTGCGAGCCCGGCAGCGGCTCGGGCTTCGCGCAAGGCATCCAGGGCCCGGGTCATCAACCGGACCGCGTCGCCGGCATCCTCTTCGGCGGCGGGCCGCGGCGGCGCGACGGGCAGCAGCGTCCGCAGGACGATGAACAGCCCTCCCAGGATTCCCAGCCAAGCGAGCGGAAAGCTCAGGTTTCGGTTTGAATCGCGCTTGGCCATTTCAGAAGAGCAGGCTCGCCAGAGCGACCGTGAGCGCCGTTGCCCCCGCCAGGGAGGCCAGGGTCGGTCCCGGCTTCTGGCGGACGAGATTGTTGGCCAGCAAGCCGGGGATGACCCAGCCGATGACCCGGAGATCAACCGGACCCGAGAAGAGCCGCGGCCAGAGCAGGAGCCAGGCCTGCCCGATCAGCCCGCCGATAAAGAGCATGAAGACGAACCTGCGGCGGCCGAACAGCAAAAACCATCGGGACAGGAGGCGATAAGCCCCGAACGCTAAAAAGGCCGCGGCCAGCGTGGCCGCGATCCGCCAGGGCTGGTTGGCATACAAGGCCAGATAAGCGGGGACGATAAGACCGCCCGGCAAGACACCCGTGATTTCCGTCCAAAGCAGAGCGACGGCCAAGCCGAGGAGGATCGAGGCGGCCATCAGACCGGCTCCCCGTTCGCGGCCCAGAAATCGATCAAGGCCGTTCCGATGCCGACAATGTTGCCCATGCCGATGAGGCAGGCATCCCCACCGGCCAAGCCCACAGCCGCGGCCATGATGCGAGCCGGATCGGATGCCGACGAGGCCGAAACAGCCGTCCCCGCCGGTGCGAGCCGGCGGAGCCGCCGGGCAATGGGGAGGGCGTGGTCGCCCAGGACCATGATTCCGGCGAAAGCCTTGAAAAAGCCACGGCCCGCGGCCTCCAGCCATTGCCGGGTCCGGTCTTCGCGGTCGGCCCGAAAGGCCAGGACGGCCACTCGCCGTTCGGGCAGCCCGGGGAAAGCCAGGGCCAGACGCTCTAGGGACAAGGCCGTCGACTCGGGTTCGTTGGCGGCAAAAAGGCTGACGGCGCAGGCCGGGGGCGAAAATTCGGGAATCCGGAGTCGCCAGGCCTTAAGGCTGCCGAAGTCAGGCGCGGCGGCGGCCAAGCCGGCTTTCAACCGGCCGTCGTCGACGCCGCAATACCGGGCGACCGCCTCCGCCAGACGGATATTGACCGGAAATTCCACGGCCGCCCCGCCGGTGACCACGGGACGCCTTTCGGCCGGATCGCCGGAGATGGGCGTCAGGCGGCATCCGACCCGGCGCGCGGCCTCAGCGTAAATAGGGAGCATCTCCTCCTCCGGCAGGAAGGCCACGACGCCCGGGATAAAAGCCCGAGCCAGCGTCGCGGCGATCTCTTCGCGGGTCCGCCCCATCTCCTCGCGGTGATCGAGCCGGGCGTTCGTGACGACCAGAATATGGGGTCGCAGGATCTTGCCGGCCTCGGCCCGCAGCGTCTCGGGCCCGATGCTCATCATCTCGGCCACTAGGGCGTCGGCCCGCATCCGGACGGCCGCCCGGACGACCGATCTTTGCTCCAAAATGGACGGCGGGCCGGGGCGCCGGATCTCCGTCTCCTCTCCCCCCGGACCGATCAGGGCCGGCCGGGATCCGGTGGTCTTGGCCAGGACGATGCGCCCGTCCGCCCGCAGGGCCGCGGCGACGAGCCGGGTCACGGTGGACTTGCCGCGCGTCCCGGTCACGGCGATCCGCAGCGGGATGCGGCGGCAAAAAGCCTCCAGGCGGACCCGCTCCGCTCCCAGGGCGGCCAGACCGGCCGCGGCCAAGGCCGAGGGGACAAGGATGTCGATCACGGAGCTATTGTATTTTGTCCCCGGGGAAAAAGACAGGGCCGACTTCCAGCCAAAAAAAAAGAGGCGAAGGAGCTTGGGTCTCCTTCGCCTCCCCACTGAAAGGAAGAGAGTTGAAAGGTATATTGTAGGCGCTCGGGAAGCGCCTTTGTCCCTGATTAGAGCACGAATCGTGCCAATTTGGCAGCGATCTGCCGTCTTTTTTCCCCCTGAAAATAGACCCCCGGCCGCACTGAGCGCTCAAACCTGCAAAAAAAGTTTACAGAAACCCACTTTCTTTACTTTTTTCGCCCCCGGATGGGGACATGAGCCGGAGCAAAGCCCCCCACCTTCATCCAGTTCCCACATACAGACCGGGATTCCCGCTCGATTTTCCCGCTTTGGCCGAAACTTGATAATATTAATCAAGTTGCCTATGATGATTCTTCAAGGAGCGGCAGAGGAAGCCATGGACCAGGGACGATATACTCTTACCGCGGCTCTGATCGCGGAGATCTCGCGCTGCACGCGGATCGTGCTGGCCAGAAAGTTCCCCGGCTTCTCCGAGGCCGCGCGGGAAGACATCGAGCAGGAAGTCCTGCTCAAGCTTTGCCGGATGGCTCAAAACGGGAAAAAGATCGACCATCTGTCGTCTTATCTTTGGAAGGCCGTGACGACCACGGCTTTGGACTGGATGGAGCCCGAACGGGGGACGATCTCACTGGAAGGGTATCTGGAGAAAGCCCGCCCGGACAGGCTCCCCGAAGACTTGCTCGTCGTTTCCGGCCAGGAGGAAATCGAATTCCGCCGCCACTTGGAGAGCTTGCTCGAAAGGCTGCCCCAAAAACGCCGGCTCGTCCTCAAGCTCCACTTGTCCGGCCTGGGGCTGGAGGAAACGGCGGAATACCTGCATTGGACGCAGCCCAAGGTCCGGCACCTGTTTTACCGGGCCTTGGACCAGTTGAGGAAAATGATCCGCGAATCGCGAGAGGATGAAGATGAACCCGGAGAAACCCTCCTGTCCGTCGAACGAGGCGTTCGAGAAGTCCTTCCGGACTGACGCCCCGGCGGCGGAGCGGGAAGCCCTGGTCGATCATGTCCGCGTCTGCCCTCCTTGCCGGGCCAAGTGGGACGTTCTGTGGGAGCTGAAGAGGGAGATTTCCGGCCGCCGCGGGAAATTCGAGCGCTTGGCTGCCGCCAGCCTGGACGAATTGAGGGCGGACGGGGCGCCTCGAGCGACGCCCGGGCGGCTTCGGTTCGCATGGTTCCGGCGCAGTCCGGCGGCAGCCTGGGGGCTGCTTCTGGCTTTGACGGTCGCGGCCGGCCTCTATTTCGGCCCCTTCGCCCAGCGCGGAGACAGCCTCCGGAGCGGGGAAACCGGCGGTCTCGTTCTCCTCAGCCCGCGGGGGACGATAGACGGGTTTCCGGTTGAATTCCGCTGGTCGGCGCCGCCCAGCGCGGAAAGCTATTTTTTCGAGCTGATCGACGACCGCTTGATGATAATCATCCCGGAATCCGGCCTTAATGAACTCTCCTTCAGCCTGCCGATCGGCTACGAGAGCCGATTCCAGAAAGGCCGCACCTATATCTGGAGCGTGAAAGCCACGAACGACGCCGGCCAAACCGTCGGGACGAGCCAACAATCGTTCTCGATCCGTTGAACCGATAAACCCGCTCGCCCCGATTTGAAAATCGGGGTTTGGCGCCGCGAATGGATCAATCCCCTATCAGGACGAACGGAGCCCAGGCGAAGGGCGGCTCGCCCGATCGAAGGGCCTCGATCTTGGCCTGGCGGAGGGCTTCCGGCTTGCTCGTTCCCCGCTTCCACAGCCGATAGAATGAAGCCATGAACCGAGCGGTGGCCTTGTCGTTGACGCTCCACAAGCTGATCAGGACGGATCTGGCTCCGCTGCGGAGGAAGGCGCCGGACAAGCCCATCACCCCTTCACCCTTCAACAGACTGCCGCCGCCGGTCCGGCAGCCGGAGAGGACCAGCAGCTCGGGACGGAAACGAAGGGAAAGCAGGTCCCCGGGCTGGAGGAAGCCGTCCTCTTCACCGTCTTTGTCCCTTTGGAGAAGGAGGGCCGAGCGCCACCAAACGGCGTCATCGAAAAAGCCGTGGGCGGCCAGATGGACGATTCGGTAATCGGCCAGCGGGAGCGATTTCAATCGGCCCTCGCCGGCATCCCGGCCGGTCAGAATCGTCCGCTTCGCGGCCGGGAACAGCCGGCCGATTGACCGGACCTCCCGCATCGCGTAGGGCAGGCTTGGGAATCGCAGCTCCCCGCCGGCGCTCAAGCCGAAGAGCCGGTAGGGCAAGTCATTGGCTAAGCCGAGAAATTCCATCGGGTAGCCGGCCGGCGCCGGCCGGCGCCGGAGATCGATAAGCACCGAGGCCGAAGGTCCATAGCCGATGGCAAAGTCTTCGACCAGAAAACGCCGGCCTTCGGGTCCGCCCAATAGAGTCTCAAAGGGCAGATAGTGGAGAAGTCCGTCGGGGATGATGAGAATCTTCTTGATGCGAGGCGATAAACGGCCTTCGAAGGGGCTCCAAAGCGATTCCCGAAGCAGCCGGCCCCCGGACCAGCCCGCGAATTCGCGGGGCTCCCGCAGCGTCAGGAACCTCAAATAGTTCGAGATCCGCGGCCGCAGGGCTCCCTCGTTCGGGATTTCGGCCGTCCACAGGCCCTCCCGGGTCATGAGGAATGCATAGGACCGCTTTCCGCCCAGCACATATTCCAAGAGGGCGGTAGATTCGTCCAGGAGCTCGCGCCTGATTTCTTCAATCGAGGGCGCCGGGAGAGGGGCTCCGCGGGCGCCCGATGGATCCCGTTGCCTGACCCGGAGTAAGAAGGTCTGTCGCTCGGCATCGGCTTTGTCCAGCCGGCGCAAGAGGGCGGATCGGGCGTCAGGGGTCGCGCCGGGGTCCTGGAGCTCGGTCTGGATCCGGCTGATGGCGGAAGACACCCGCTTCATCTCGCGGCGGCCGTCATCCCGGGACATGCCCGCCAGATCGGTCTCGGCTCGGCGCAGATCGCCAAGAACGCCTTGGGCCTTGGATCGTTCGGCCATGAGGAACGCGCGGCGATCGTATCCCTCGCCGGGAGCCAGGGCATGCCGGTCGAGCAGGAGCCCGATCGCCGTCTCATAGACCCCGATCTTGTCCTTTCGGAACCGGGTCCGGTGATCCGCCAAAGGAAGCCGGGACCCGACGCTCTCGATGAAATCGATCGTCCGGCCATAGCGCTCGATGGCCACGGCCGCGTCGCCCCTTTTTTCGGCCGTCTGGGCCGAGCCCAGTTCGGCCATCCAGCGCGCTTCCAGGCCGCCTCCGGCTTCGGTCAAGGCCAGGGCTTGCCGAAAGTGCGATTCGGCTCCCGCTAGATCCCCGCTGTCCAACGAAGATTGTCCCATCATCGCCAGGAGCAGCGAGTCCCGACGCTTGACCCGATCGGCCGATTCGGGCCGAGGGCCCCGGTCCGCCGCGAAAAGCCGATTGAGGCGCCGCGGAAATTCCCTTCTCTTGGCCCGCGCATCGGCAGCCGAGCCGGACCAGATGTCCGGGCCCAGATCAATTCGGTTGGTGCCGGGAGCCGGGATGGCCGGGAGGGACTCCTCCTTGACCATCATGCAGTCCCAGAGGACGGCCCGGTCAACCTTGAAGAACAAGTGATTGCTCCCCGAAAAGGCAACCTTCGTCCTGGCGATTAAGCACCGTTCCGCCGAGAGGCTCCCGGCCTCATTGGTGGAAAGACCTCTTTCGCAATTGCCGATGATGAGCCGGGACAACCGGGCCGATCCGACTCGGGTCCAGCGATCGTCAACGTCTACAGCGAACGTAATGTCGAAGAAAGCCAGATCCGATCCGGTCCATTCGACATCGGGACTGTCCCTCTGGAGGAGGCCGAAGACCGAATCTTTCAGGATGAAGCCCGAGATGTCCACGGCGGCCCGGACGATGAAAACGGCCGTCCGCGGCGCTTTCGAGCCGCAGACCACGGCTCCGAAGAGATTTTTGGACCGGATCGTGATCGGCTTGTCAAGAACGAGGTCTTGTTCGAAATAATACCCGTCGTCGACCTCGACGACATCCCCCGGCCGGGCGGCCGCGACGGCCAGCGAGATCAGCAGATGGTCCTGGGGAACGCGAATAGTCCGGGCTTGAGGGACGGGAGCGGCGGCCAGGGAACCCGGGATACAGGCAGCCAGGATGGCGAAAAGGCCAAGGAGACCCGCCCGGCTCAAAGCTGGGCGGGAATGCTTCGGACGCCGTCCCTCGGGCTTGGCCAAAGTTCACACCCTTCCGCGTGTCTCGCGAGGGTGGATTTTATCAGAAACGAGTCCTGCGGGGGAGTACGATCGCGCGGGAGGCCCGGCAGCGAAAGCCACCAGGCTATCTGAAAGGTCCGGGGGGAACTCCTAACTCGTTCCCCCCGGCGCCGGCTCCCACCGGGAGCCGACGGCCCTGTCTCGGCCGTGTCAAATGCGGGCGGCGCTTTCGTCCTTGGTCAGCAGATAGTCGATCGACCGGCTGATGGCGTTGAGGTCGAGCGGCTTGGCAAAAAAGTGCCCGATCCGCAGCCGGCCCAGGATCGAGGGATCGACGAGCTCGGCATGGGCGGAAATGAGGATGACCTCGCCTCGATACCCCCGGCGCCTCAGCTCGGTGATCAGCTCGACACCGTCCTTGCCGGGCAGGCGCAGGTCGGCAATGACCAGGTCATACCCGTTCTTCTGCTTGTCGAGGGCCTCCTCGGCGTCCTTGGCCGCGACCACGCGGTATTTGCCGTTGAGCAGGAGGACAAAAGTCTTGCGGATGGATTCTTCGTCGTCCACCACGAGGATTTTCTTTCCCAGCATGTTTGTTCCTTTCTTCGAAGCCTCAGCCAATGATTATGCAGGATTCGTGCCAAAACCGGCCCGGACGCATCAGGGAAAAAGGCGCTTTCGGATCCCGGAACCGCAGGCCACCGGCAAGGGAATTTACGAGCCGGGTAAAGAAATCTTATGGCCGCTTAGGCGATTTCCAGGCTGTAGTCCTTGATCTTCTTGTCCAGCGTCGGCCGGCTGATCTGCAGGATCTGGCTGGCCCGCGTCTTGCTGCCCTTGACCGCGGTCAGGACGTACCGGATGTATTCCTTCTCGACCTCTTCGAGCGAGGTCAGGGCCTTGGCGAACAGTCGCTTGTCCTCGAACTCCAGCGGCAGGTTCTCCTTGAGGACGACGTCGCCCTTGGCCAGGATGACCGCCCGGGTCAAGGCGTTCTCAAGCTCCCGGACGTTGCCTTTCCAGGGCATATCGGACAGCAGCTTGATCACCTCGGCCGGGACTTTGCGGACGTTTTTTCGCAGCTCCCGGTTGATCTTCTCCAACAGGTACGCAACCAGTTCGGGGACGTCTTCCATGCGGTCCCGCAGGGCCGGCAGCTGGATCTCGACGACCTTGAGCCGGTAGTAAAGGTCCTCCCTGAACTTGCCCGACTCGATCAGGCCGCGCAGGCTCTGGTTGGTGGCGGCGATGATGCGGGCCTCGGTCTTGAGGACCTTTTCCCCGCCCACCTTCATGAAATCGCGCGTCTCGATGACCCGCAGCAGCTTGGACTGGAGGTTGGGCGAGACGTCGCCGATCTCGTCCAAGAACAGCGTCCCCCGGCCGGCGATCTCAAACTTGCCCTTGGTCTCGCAGTGGGCGTCGGTGAAGGCGCCCTTGACGTGGCCGAAGAGCTCGGATTCGAGCAGGGTGTCCTGGATGGCGGAGCAGTTGATGACGATGAACGGTTCGTCGCGCAGCGGGCTGTTGTAGTGGATGGCCTTGGCCACCAGCTCCTTGCCCGTCCCGCTCTCGCCTTGGATCAGGACGTTGGTCCGGGTTACGGCGACCGAGCCGATCAGCTTGAAGACCTCGCGCATCGGGGCCGAGCGGCCGATGATGTTGTCGATCTGGTATTCCTTGCTCCGCTCCTGGACCAGGTAGCTGACCTTCTCCTCCAAGGCCCTGACCTGGAAAGCCTTGTCCACGGTCAGATCGAGAGCCACGTAATCGAGCGGCTTGACCAGGTATTCGAAGGCGCCCCGCTTGACGGCCTCGACCGTGGTCTTCATGTCGTCGTAGGCGGTCATGATCACGACCGCCGCCCCGCAACCGGACTCCTTGAGCCGCCGCAGGACTTCCAGCCCGTCGATGTCCGGCAGGCGGATGTCGCAGAGAACCAGATCGGGCTCGGCCTCCGCCGCCTGGGCCAGGCCGGACTCCCCGTCCTCGGCCGTCCGGACTTCGAAGCCCTGCTTGCCCAGGTGGGCCGCCAGGGTCTTGCGGATCAGGGCGTCGTCGTCGATGATCAGGATCGATTTCATGGCTCTCCCTCGCACGGCAGGTCGATTTCGAAGGCCGCCCCCGGGCCGCGCTTGCGGGCCGCCCGGATAGTCCCTTTATGCTGCTCGACGATCTTGCGGGCGTTGGCCAGCCCCAGCCCGAAGCCCTGCGGCTTGGTGGTGAAGAACGGTTCGAAGATGTTATCCCAGTCCTTCTCGGGGATGCCGGCGCCGTTGTCCGAGATCCGGACCCGCAGCCGGCAGCCCGCCTCGGTCTCGGCTTTGCCCGTGGTGATGGTGATGCGCCCGCCCGGACCGAGGGCCTCGGCCGAGTTGCGCAGAATGTTGGCAAAGACCTGGCGCAGACGGTCGCCGTCGACCGCCACCTCGGGCAGGCCGGCGGCGTAGCGGCGCTCGACGGCGATCATCTTCTCGGCCAGGACGTCCCGCAGCAGCTTGACGCTCTCGTCCAGGACCTGCTCGATCCCGAAGCGGGCCTTCTGCAGGTCCGAGACGCGGGTAAAGTTGAGCAGTTCCTTGATGAACCGCTCGATCTGGGCGATGCCCTCTTCGGACAGGCTCATGTGCTCCTGCTCGATCTCGTCGAGGTGGAGGGAGCTGCGGACCTTCTGGATGTTGAGCTTGACGGAGGTCAGGGGGTTGCGGATCTCATGGGCGATGGTGGCGGCCATGCGGCCGATCTGGGCCAGCTTCTCGGACTGGACGAGCTTGCGGTTGGCCACCTCGATGACCCCCAGAGTCTGCTGCAGCTTCTCGCTCATGTCGTTGAAGTCGCGGGCCAGGCGGCCGATCTCGTCCTGCGAATTGATTTCGATCCGGTGCGAGAACTCGCCCCGGGCGATGCGGACCGTCCCGTCGGCCAGATCCTTGATCGGCCGGGTG
This window contains:
- the pgsW gene encoding poly-gamma-glutamate system protein — its product is MAKRDSNRNLSFPLAWLGILGGLFIVLRTLLPVAPPRPAAEEDAGDAVRLMTRALDALREARAAAGLAIDERTDLNLTGLIGREASPTTTSLGHLEAKRTAANPALAGAVVRMLHEAGVGRGDAIAVGASSSFPGLVVATLCAAQAMGARALPIVSLGASNWGANDPRWTGLDIVESLNKSGVLDVPIIAASIGGEGDMGLDMAPEGRALLRRRIEEWGGEFLAAGDLTAEVAVRIRLFESWAAGAPIKAFVNVGGSWVDMGTDSEVLKLRPGFNPAADVSIPPVARRGLIQAWAAKGVPVVHLLFVRGLCERYGIPWDPMPFASPASAEASGGGRTSRLKAALAGFFVVVSVAGLIWIGRRRRIG
- the pgsC gene encoding poly-gamma-glutamate biosynthesis protein PgsC translates to MAASILLGLAVALLWTEITGVLPGGLIVPAYLALYANQPWRIAATLAAAFLAFGAYRLLSRWFLLFGRRRFVFMLFIGGLIGQAWLLLWPRLFSGPVDLRVIGWVIPGLLANNLVRQKPGPTLASLAGATALTVALASLLF
- a CDS encoding Mur ligase family protein, which codes for MIDILVPSALAAAGLAALGAERVRLEAFCRRIPLRIAVTGTRGKSTVTRLVAAALRADGRIVLAKTTGSRPALIGPGGEETEIRRPGPPSILEQRSVVRAAVRMRADALVAEMMSIGPETLRAEAGKILRPHILVVTNARLDHREEMGRTREEIAATLARAFIPGVVAFLPEEEMLPIYAEAARRVGCRLTPISGDPAERRPVVTGGAAVEFPVNIRLAEAVARYCGVDDGRLKAGLAAAAPDFGSLKAWRLRIPEFSPPACAVSLFAANEPESTALSLERLALAFPGLPERRVAVLAFRADREDRTRQWLEAAGRGFFKAFAGIMVLGDHALPIARRLRRLAPAGTAVSASSASDPARIMAAAVGLAGGDACLIGMGNIVGIGTALIDFWAANGEPV
- a CDS encoding sigma-70 family RNA polymerase sigma factor; translation: MDQGRYTLTAALIAEISRCTRIVLARKFPGFSEAAREDIEQEVLLKLCRMAQNGKKIDHLSSYLWKAVTTTALDWMEPERGTISLEGYLEKARPDRLPEDLLVVSGQEEIEFRRHLESLLERLPQKRRLVLKLHLSGLGLEETAEYLHWTQPKVRHLFYRALDQLRKMIRESREDEDEPGETLLSVERGVREVLPD
- a CDS encoding CHAT domain-containing protein — translated: MAKPEGRRPKHSRPALSRAGLLGLFAILAACIPGSLAAAPVPQARTIRVPQDHLLISLAVAAARPGDVVEVDDGYYFEQDLVLDKPITIRSKNLFGAVVCGSKAPRTAVFIVRAAVDISGFILKDSVFGLLQRDSPDVEWTGSDLAFFDITFAVDVDDRWTRVGSARLSRLIIGNCERGLSTNEAGSLSAERCLIARTKVAFSGSNHLFFKVDRAVLWDCMMVKEESLPAIPAPGTNRIDLGPDIWSGSAADARAKRREFPRRLNRLFAADRGPRPESADRVKRRDSLLLAMMGQSSLDSGDLAGAESHFRQALALTEAGGGLEARWMAELGSAQTAEKRGDAAVAIERYGRTIDFIESVGSRLPLADHRTRFRKDKIGVYETAIGLLLDRHALAPGEGYDRRAFLMAERSKAQGVLGDLRRAETDLAGMSRDDGRREMKRVSSAISRIQTELQDPGATPDARSALLRRLDKADAERQTFLLRVRQRDPSGARGAPLPAPSIEEIRRELLDESTALLEYVLGGKRSYAFLMTREGLWTAEIPNEGALRPRISNYLRFLTLREPREFAGWSGGRLLRESLWSPFEGRLSPRIKKILIIPDGLLHYLPFETLLGGPEGRRFLVEDFAIGYGPSASVLIDLRRRPAPAGYPMEFLGLANDLPYRLFGLSAGGELRFPSLPYAMREVRSIGRLFPAAKRTILTGRDAGEGRLKSLPLADYRIVHLAAHGFFDDAVWWRSALLLQRDKDGEEDGFLQPGDLLSLRFRPELLVLSGCRTGGGSLLKGEGVMGLSGAFLRSGARSVLISLWSVNDKATARFMASFYRLWKRGTSKPEALRQAKIEALRSGEPPFAWAPFVLIGD
- a CDS encoding response regulator — translated: MLGKKILVVDDEESIRKTFVLLLNGKYRVVAAKDAEEALDKQKNGYDLVIADLRLPGKDGVELITELRRRGYRGEVILISAHAELVDPSILGRLRIGHFFAKPLDLNAISRSIDYLLTKDESAARI
- a CDS encoding sigma-54 dependent transcriptional regulator yields the protein MKSILIIDDDALIRKTLAAHLGKQGFEVRTAEDGESGLAQAAEAEPDLVLCDIRLPDIDGLEVLRRLKESGCGAAVVIMTAYDDMKTTVEAVKRGAFEYLVKPLDYVALDLTVDKAFQVRALEEKVSYLVQERSKEYQIDNIIGRSAPMREVFKLIGSVAVTRTNVLIQGESGTGKELVAKAIHYNSPLRDEPFIVINCSAIQDTLLESELFGHVKGAFTDAHCETKGKFEIAGRGTLFLDEIGDVSPNLQSKLLRVIETRDFMKVGGEKVLKTEARIIAATNQSLRGLIESGKFREDLYYRLKVVEIQLPALRDRMEDVPELVAYLLEKINRELRKNVRKVPAEVIKLLSDMPWKGNVRELENALTRAVILAKGDVVLKENLPLEFEDKRLFAKALTSLEEVEKEYIRYVLTAVKGSKTRASQILQISRPTLDKKIKDYSLEIA
- a CDS encoding ATP-binding protein — its product is MSMPNSIQKRFTLWVAALVLVLVGAILWVIQGRELSIIFDEFKTRALLTASNLAEVNQGSVKVWDIEDLQANVDAQIDDNRLYIAFFDRYGTGLVASRDIAADRALAQTSQLQRASGGAPTYAQAKNVYIAKKIRRVLEVEVPIFVRGSDANWGSVKMGLSLEALDRQVSRTRFVLILIGAVGLLFGTLGATVLARRITRPIKDLADGTVRIARGEFSHRIEINSQDEIGRLARDFNDMSEKLQQTLGVIEVANRKLVQSEKLAQIGRMAATIAHEIRNPLTSVKLNIQKVRSSLHLDEIEQEHMSLSEEGIAQIERFIKELLNFTRVSDLQKARFGIEQVLDESVKLLRDVLAEKMIAVERRYAAGLPEVAVDGDRLRQVFANILRNSAEALGPGGRITITTGKAETEAGCRLRVRISDNGAGIPEKDWDNIFEPFFTTKPQGFGLGLANARKIVEQHKGTIRAARKRGPGAAFEIDLPCEGEP